ACTGAGAAGCAAAGTTCAATGTTGCAGTTCCTGCTGTTAGCCActctcatcttttcttttccaaaaacacattaatcaaaaaacaaacagttaCTCCATGGTAAGTCTGGGAAACTCATAACCAGGAATTCCACACACTCCCCTTTCTATCAGTATTTTCAGATTGGTGATGTGTACACATGTgctcacaaacacacccacataGAGATAGAAAAGATTGGGAGATGGTGATACACATGGACCCTGAACTGTTTTCTTCTAACTGCAAGATATGAAGAAATCTCAGGACCTCTCTTTAGTGAGTGCTTTTCCCTTCTGCATGCTGGGTTCAGCCCAGGTAAAGGCAAGCTGCCAATCTAATAAGACAATCAAGTCCCATCACATATTATCCCTCAACATTTCCTGATGAAGGCACTTTGATTTCCCCAAAGCAATGATGGTTTGCTGGCAGTGGAGAGAGCAATGACCTTTTGAGATCAAAAGGAAATTCAGTGCTTTAACTTTTCTAGTTCTAGAATCTCTTTAGTCCTATGGGACTTTGGGACTTAGTCCTATGGGACTTGGACATGTAAATAACCTTAGGGTCTCTGGAGCTTTTGTCTTTAGTCACAAATAAGTCCCTAGAATCTTCTGAAGATATGATTATTTCCTCTTTTCAGCAAGACCTCTAACATTTCTCCTGCACATTGCTTCAGTTGTTCCACTGACTTGAAACCTGGACTTAAATGTTTAATTGTCACCAATAGGGATCCTTTCCCCTACCCTCAAATTCTCACCTTGTAAAATTTTCTCAATTCATAGGACAGAAAAAGACATCAGAACAAAGGTGtggaaatttcttttattttccccaaataaaCTCTTCTCCCATATGGCATCATATATGAATGATGAGAAATCCTAAATTTAGTTTATTCCATAAAGTTTAAGAAACAGATCAGGTTTGGCATCTGTTTATCTCCACCAATTCCTTTGTTAATCAACACATTGTGGATGTGCAAATGCCAGCAACTGTTTTATTTAGGAAAACAGGCATGGCAAAGCAATAGTCTTTTCCCTGGGTCACAAACTGAGCATGTGACAGAGCTGAAAACAGCGAAAAAGATTTACTGTCTGGAGTCCCATTGGGATTCCACTTCCTCAACAGAGCCTCATGGCATCTGATTTATTATAAAGTACTCTGAGTCATAATGACTTAATTATGACTTTTATTTAACTGCCATGTTCATGTAACTAGAATGCACCTGtacatgaatttaaaaatgttatactgTGCTATTTTTCTTAATTCTGTAAGGGTAACAAGTAACTCAGTAATGACTTGAAACTTGCTATATATTTTCAGTACTAAGATAAAAGTTTTAACCAAACTTACAACAGGCACATTTTGGCAGTTAGTGTAAACACAACATTAACAAGCCATATGCCAGAAGATGTTTGCTTCCAAGGCCTTAGAGAAAATGACTGAACAAGGGCCTACATCCAAACTAAtgcttcccccttccccctgATTTTTGAGTTGACAGCTCATCAGTTTTCTTCTCACACTGGCTTTTTTGATTGCCCATTGGTAGGAATTTCTTCCATTAACACTGCTGATAGAAGTGTCTCTTACTGTAGGCGCACCCTCTGCTCTGCCCTTCTGAGGTCCTTCTGCAGCTTGTCTTTTGTCACTTCTCCTTTGTCAACTGATCTCTAGTTTGTCCCTCAGGAATACCAAGGAGTGATCTAAGTGACTTGATCTGGGCTAAGCAGGCAGGGAAGAACAGGTCTGTTTTTCCACCCACTCCTTAATCAGTTGGTGGGAGATGGCTAACTTAGGGGGCAGCCAGAATGAGAAAGTCCCATTCTGTTGCTGAGTATAGGGGCCCTTTCTCTTCAGGGCTGTGGCTACCTCATCATGACTGAACCAGGCAGCTGTCTCTAATTCTCTCAAGTTCACCTGGATCTGAAAGACATAAGGAAGAAAAGGATGTAAGGTCAGGAGCTACAAAATTTAGAATACTATGGCTAAAGGTCAGAAAATGATTCTAGAACTAAGCAATCTTAGAAGATAATACCTGGGATCTTCAGGTTAGGTGAAAGTCAGTTCTAGATACTGCCCAGAAGCAAAAGAGGCATAATTAAGAAATgagagttttatatatatatatatatatatatatatatatttttttttttttttttttttttttgagacggagtctcgctctgttgcccaggctggagtgcactggcgctatctcggctcaatgcaagctccacctcccaggttcacgccattctcctgcctcagcctcctgagtagctgggactacaggcgcccgccaccatgcccggctaattttttgtatattttagtagagacggggtttcaccatgttagccaggatggtctcgatctcctgatcttgtgatctgcccgcctcggcctcccaaagtgctgggattacaggtgtgagccactgcgcccggccgagttaaatatatttctaacatagtaaaaaaaaaaaagataagatacATTACATAAATCCTGGAAGTACAAATACTAAAATGTTAAGAGTGGTTAACATTGAGAATAAATTATGAATAATACCTATTTTTCCTTGTGTCTCTATTGATTGTataaatttttcaattaaaaagaacatacaaatattacttttttttttttttgagatggagttttgctctttttgcccaggctagagggcaatggtgtgatcttggctcactggaacctccgcctcccaggttcaaatgactctcctgcctcagcctcccaagtagttgggattacaggcacccgccaccacacctggctaatttctttgtatttttagtagagacagggtttcaccatgttggacaggatgtttttgaactcctgacctcaggtgatccacctgcctcggcctcccaaagtgttgagattacaggcgtgagccactgtgcccagccactctttttttttttttttttttttaaaggataaggGTTAATGATAGTCAAAAGCATAGTCTCATCTTTGCAAGAAGCAAAGTAATGCGAACTTCATCCCGAGGAAGCTGAAATAGATTAGATATTCTATAAAAACCAAAACATACAATAGGCAAACTTTGGCAGGCAGAGACCATTGGTCAGTGATGCTAGAGAAGTGCAAGATGAGATTGGATAAGATAACgtctagccgggcgtggtggctcatgcccataatcccaacactttgggaggccgaggtgggaggatcacctgaggtcaggagtttgagaccatcctgaccaacatggtggaaccccatctctaacaaaaatacaaaaattagctgggcatgctggcaggcacctgtaatcctagctactcgggaggctgaggcaggagaattgcttgaacctgggaggcgaaggttgcagtgagcttgagatcgtgccactgcactccagcctgggcgacaagagtgagactccatctcaaaaaggaataACATTTAGAATGGCAGAGAAAATAATGGagactggaaaaaggaataatGGAAAACAGGAGCAAGGATTTCAAAAGTGAGATGTCAGTAGATCAGACCACATCCCTGGAGAGAATCACTGAGAGGAATAACAGAAGAATAGGCCAAGCCACGTTACTGGGAGAATAAACGCATATTTTTGGCTCTTTTCCATGAAACCCTTACTTGCCTCAATAACCCTGTTTTCTTTTCACACATATGTTATGCAAATATTAATGTTATTCATTGATTATCTTTTTAGTATCTGTGTTGAGCCTGTTGAAGTCATCCTGCACCCAGCTGGGCTGCTGCTAAAGCTTATACCATTAGCTTCACAGAGCAAAACATGGAGGTTCCTAGATAAGAAATTCAGATACATCCATCACATCCTTTCAATGAATATCTGACTACAAGAGCTATCACATGTAGTCAGAGATAAAAGTACATTCCCTGATTAATGCCTGTCAATCACCATGAAATTTCTGCTgacctttctcttctttctagatTTCCTTCAGTTAACTCATGGCCACCAGTTTTGGACAGTACTGGCAACTCAGAGTCATGTTTACTGAGCCTCACAAATAAATGGattgtgtttcaaaaaaaaaaaaaaaaaaaagacaacgtCTAAGTTTCTTTCAACTACAAGTTcctatagttttatatttttagttcctAGCATCCTGACTGACTTGAGCAATAAGACCAATCCTGCAGTCAGTCATTAAATGATGCCTGATTGTGTGCCTACTGTATGTAAGATACTCTTAACTCCTGACAATAAAAGATAAATTGTCTCATATAAacagtgttgggaaaattggatatccacatgcaaaagaatgaaattggacccttatcttacatCATATGCAAAAAccaacttaaaatggattaaagacttaaatgtaaaacctgaaacaataaaattcttagaagaaaacataaaggaataAATTTCTAGACATTAGACTGGGCAATGGtctcttagatatgacaccaaagcacAGGCAAGAAAAGCAAAGATAGACAAGCTTCCCTAAAGCTTCTGCAGAGTCAGGAAatcaatcaacagagtgaagagacaacctgtagaatgggagaaaatatttgcagacccTCTATctaataaggagttaatatccaaaatatataaggaactcctacaacttaataccaaaaaataaataagccaatttaaaaatgggcaaagaatctgaatagacatttctccaaagaaggtatTTAAATGGGcaacaggtatgtgaaaaggtgctcaacatcactaatcatcagggaaatgcaaatgaaaacctcaTACCTTCTTTGATGGCTACTATTAACTCATACCTTCTTTAATGGCTACCATTAAAAAAGTACAACGGACAGCAAGTATtggtaaggatgtagagaaaagggaacccatgTACACTGTTGGGGGGAATGTAAGTTGGTGCACCtactatggaaaaaaatatagaggttcctcaaaaaattaaaaatagaattaccctTTGATCTAGCATCCCACTTCTGGATTGAAATGtagatcttgaagagatatctgcactcccatgttcactgcagcattattcacaatggatgaatggataaagaaaatgtggtatatactacaatagaatattattcagccttaaaaaggaaggaaatcctgcagTTGCAACAAGATAGATGGGCCCAAaggacatgctaagtgaaataagccagacacagaaagacaaatattgcatgatctcacttatatgtggactctaaaatagtcaaacttacagaagcagagagtagaatggtggttgtcaggggctgaaGGGAGGGGAAAATGGAAAGAGTTGCATGCCAGGGGCTGAAGGGAGGGTGGCCactggtcaaagggtacaaggTTTCAGTCATGCAAAATAAGTTTTGAAGATCTGTACACCATAGGGTCTACAAttaataatactatattatacacataaaaatttgctaagagaatagatccCACATCAAGTGCTCttaccacaaaataaaaaaaaaaaagtggggtgggagaaaaataaaaggggtGGGAGGAAACTTTTGTAGGTGATGAATAAGTTTATGGCATCGATAGTCATGATGGTTTGATAATTTCAAGGGTATATACTTCtctgctgaagcaggagaatcacttgaacccaggaggcggaggttgcagtgagccgagatcgcaccactgcactccaggctgggcaacagagtaagactccgtctcaaaataaaataaaataaaataaaataaaataaattgtctcGTGATTGACATATATGCAAGGGAGAATGGAGATTATTTGCTTCCTTTACTAGGTTGCAAATTCCTTGAGAGCATAaatcatatttaatttaattaattaatttatttattttcaaggtgcattctcgccctgttgcccaggctggggtgcagtagcgcgacctcagctcactgcaacctccacctcccaggttcaagcgattctcctgcctcagcctcccaaatagctgggagtacaggcccctgccaccacgccgagccaatttttgtatttttagttgagatgaggtttcactatcttggccaggctggtcttgaactcctgacctcgtgatccgcccacctcagcttcccaaagtgctgggattagaggcatgagccattgcacccagccttaatttttgtatttttagtagagatggggttttgccatgttggccaggctggtcttgaactcctgacctcaagtgatccgcccacgtcagcctcccaaagtgttgggattacaggcatgagccactgtgctcagccctaaatcatattttacaaatgtttatGTAATCTAGATGATGCTGGACTAGACAAGTGCTTAATAAGTACTTGCTGATGAGCAGGTTGGATGAAGCAAAAGAAGTATCACAGCATAAGGGAACATGAGAACTTACTTCTGTCTGCCCTGGTTTCACAGTTGCATGGCAAGCAATCATGAGTGAGCCACTAGGGAAGGGCCAGTGCTGGGATGCATAGTACTGCAGGCTTTCCACCTCCAATCCCACCTCTTCTGCAACTTCTCGACGGATGGTCTCTTCTACACTTTCACCTACAAGCACTCAGATTAATTCAGGACAGCCCTGTAGCTAGAAGGGTGATACAGACAGCCCATTTGAGAAAGGTACACAACACTGGCTCCAAAGTTTCAATGAAATGCTCTTGGGAGTGTCCTAAAACTCTGAGTCATTCCAACAATAAGAATCAGGTCCAGAGCTGTGTGTTGAACCACAGTGCTTAAGCCTGCTAGGTCTAAAGTAAGGGTGACAGTAGGAGGGACTACTGCCCTCAGCTTTCATAAAATTCCACTTTTCACCATTTGCAAATTTGACCCCAATAGACTAGAGAAAAAACCAACCTGTAAATAAATACTGAATTCTAGCAAATGTTATGCATGCTGAAATAGGAAGAAATGTACTAATATCTTCAATCTATGCATCAAAAAATAAGATAGATTAATTAATGGATAGATGGACAGCTTTGTGATAAAGTAAGTGTAGTAAAAATTTATGGAATCTAGGGGTGTGCTCAGAGCAGGGGGCCTAAAGAATGGTTCCTCTGTTTATAACACACCCAACAGGAATCTGGGGTCATTGCGATGAGAGGCACAAAGCTTGTGGCCTCCCTACAAACAAATGCCTACatgtgaagaggaaaaaaaattatagaatctGGGTAGTGGGTGTATGGGTGTTCACTGTATAATTCTTTCAACAATCTCCTATGTTTGaaatttgcttaaaaaaatagtgtggctcacacctgtaatcccaacactttgggaggtcaaggcaagcaggtcacttgaagccaggagttcaggactggtctaggcaacatggcgaaaccctgtctctacaaaaaattttaaaaattagccgggcatgttagcctgcgcctgtagtcctagctattcaggaggctgaggtgggaggattgcttgagcccaaaaggttgaggctgtaatgagccatgattgcgccactgcactccagcctgagcaacagggtgagactccatctcaaaaaaaaggaaaggaaaaaattatatataaatatataaaatgacttCATGCCAGAAAGCAGTTTTCTTGACATGATAGAAAAGAATGTGCTTGGGAATTCAAGCTTTATAGCAACAAGACAGAGAAGACTGTATTAGTAAGATTGTATATCTTCCAGTGTCACCTGTATATCCCCTAAACTCCTTACCTATATCACAAAAACCTGCCAAGGCAGAATACATTCCCTTGGGAAAGGAGCTTTGGCGGGCAAGCAGGCATCGGGTCCCATCTGACACCAGTGTGATCACCACAGGAGCCATCTGGGAAAGGGGAGTGGAAACTGAGATGCTGGCACTTTGGGCCCTGCCAATGAGCTAAAGCAATGTATAATTAAGGAATTGCACAGGCTTCCTTCCCCAGGACAAAGCAGTGCACGGTCTTCTTGGATTACTGTCCTCTTACAGCAATACTTACCTGTGGATAATAGATGATATTATTGGAAGGGCACACACGCTTGCTGCCAGCCACGTTCTTCTTGGTGGGCTGCCCACTTCTGCTGCAGAACTGATGAGCATCATGCCAGCGGAGAAGAGCTTGAGCCTAGGAACACAAAGATGGGCCTGGTTTCATTTGGAGAGAATGCGGGGCTCATCTTTAACAGCACTGGGCCTAGTGTCTGGAACAACTCACAGGGAAATGCCAATCTCTTTACAGCTCATGTAATTTAAATGGTTACTGTTTAAATTTCAGGACAAGTAAACTAACTGAACATATTCCTCTAGCATCAGAAATCTgaataaaagcatattttaaaatgtattattatttaaaacatatgaaGTATATGAGGTAATAAAATGAACACCCATGTATTCACTAAccagcttaaaaataaaacattcccaGTATAGTTGAACACCCCAAAATCTTCTTCTCCCTGGTAAAGTTAGAATTTTTTGCAACTAAAAAAATGTTTAgaggtttctttttaaattaaatgcacAATCAAAATACTTTAGCAAGTGAAATCTAAAGCTGTGAGGGCAAGTCATTAAAGCAATGTAAAGTAATTTCTCTTAGGGAAAACATGATACTGTATATGTCATGCTATGTGggtcattaaaaatgtttatgaggCTGACAGATCCTATTGCCATAGATCTGCATGTCTTTAGGAGACAATGATCTTGACAGTGGTTCTGCCAAAAACAAGGGCAGAAGAAGGAAGAACAAGCAATCTTCCTACAGCACATTGTCCTGCCAGTGTTTGTAGAAAGGACTATAATCtgcaaaagaagaaatcaaatgtCACTCTAGCCTTGCGTATGTACACATGGATTTGCCCACACATACTGCTCTACTAAATTTCCTACAGAATGAGAAATCAGAATCTACCGTGGACAGCAAGGAGGCATCCCTTGCATTGAGTTGAAAGAGAGCCTTTCTCAGCTCAATGAAAGACCCCTTGAGCTCTGTCTCCATTTCAGGTTTGTGTAAGGAGGctagaaaattagaaaagataaTGAAATTAAACAAAGACAAACTTTGTCTCAGGGCCTGTCTCCAGTCTCTCCTGTTAAAATAGTGTTTCCCAAACTTGCCTCATAAGATTCAACTGGAGAAAGTAAAAAATATCCAGGTtctcagctgggtgtgggggcatgtgcctgtagtcccagctactcaggaggctgaggcaggaggatggcttgaggccattAGGAGTTCCAGGCTACATACAGTGTGCTATGATCttacctgtgaatagccactgcactccagcgagaccccatctctaaaacttaaaaaaggccaggcacggcactttgggaggccgaggtgggtgaatcacttgaggtcaggagttcgagaccagcctggccaacatggtgaaaccctgtctgtattaaaaacacaaaaattagccgggcttggtggtgggcgcctgtaatcctagctactcaggaggctgaggcaggagaatcacctgaacccaggaggcagaggttgcagtgaaccgagatcgcaccactgcactccagcctgggtgacagcaaaaatccatctcaaaataaataaatatatatatataatttttttttaaagcaagattCTCAAGCCCCTACCTGGAGATTCTAAAGCAGCTGGCATGGAGTGAGGCCCAGCAAtctccatttttgttttaacaaGCACCAGGTGATTCTTATATTCAGGCCAGTTTGGGAAACATTAGCACACAGTATTTCTCAAGATCTTcttctgggcaacaagaacattTGCATTAGCTTATCCTTGGAAAAGAGATGAAGTGAGACCTCACGGCTCCTATCTGAACCTCATCCCAGCATCACTACATTTACACCTAGACCATTAAAGACAGAAGGAAAGCCTGACAGGAGCCATGAGCCAATAGCAAAGTGGTTCCCAATTGCAGGTCTGTGGACCCAGAGCTATatggaaacatttttattcacctgtattcaaaaaagaaattagaatgatGTTATaagttttttaacatttcttatgaaatattgaaatatacaaaatgtgACTGGgcttggtgactcatgcctgtaatcccagcactttgggaggccgaggcaggcggatcacctgaggtcaggagttcgagaccagcctgaccaacatggagaaaccctgtctctactaaaaatacaaaactagccgggcatggtggcacgtgcctgtaatcccagctaatagggaggctgaggcaggagaatcgcttgaacctgggaggcggaggttgcggtgagccgagatcgcgccattgcactccagcctgggcaacaagagtgaaactccgcctcaaaaaaaaaaaaaagaaatatacaaaatgtataggccaggtgtggtggctcatacctataatcttagcactttgggaggccaaggagggaggattg
This genomic stretch from Pongo pygmaeus isolate AG05252 chromosome 8, NHGRI_mPonPyg2-v2.0_pri, whole genome shotgun sequence harbors:
- the NUDT13 gene encoding NAD(P)H pyrophosphatase NUDT13, mitochondrial isoform X1, yielding MSLYCGMACRRKFFWCYRLLSTYVTKTRYLFELKEDDDACKKAQQTGAFYLFHSLAPLLQTSAHQYLAPRHSLLELERLLGKFGQDAQRIEDSVLIGCSEQQEAWFALDLGLDSSFSISASLHKPEMETELKGSFIELRKALFQLNARDASLLSTAQALLRWHDAHQFCSRSGQPTKKNVAGSKRVCPSNNIIYYPQMAPVVITLVSDGTRCLLARQSSFPKGMYSALAGFCDIGESVEETIRREVAEEVGLEVESLQYYASQHWPFPSGSLMIACHATVKPGQTEIQVNLRELETAAWFSHDEVATALKRKGPYTQQQNGTFSFWLPPKLAISHQLIKEWVEKQTCSSLPA
- the NUDT13 gene encoding NAD(P)H pyrophosphatase NUDT13, mitochondrial isoform X8 is translated as MAPVVITLVSDGTRCLLARQSSFPKGMYSALAGFCDIGESVEETIRREVAEEVGLEVESLQYYASQHWPFPSGSLMIACHATVKPGQTEIQVNLRELETAAWFSHDEVATALKRKGPYTQQQNGTFSFWLPPKLAISHQLIKEWVEKQTCSSLPA
- the NUDT13 gene encoding NAD(P)H pyrophosphatase NUDT13, mitochondrial isoform X2, with the protein product MSLYCGMACRRKFFWCYRLLSTYVTKTRYLFELKEDDDACKKAQQTGAFYLFHSLAPLLQTSAHQYLAPRHSLLASLHKPEMETELKGSFIELRKALFQLNARDASLLSTAQALLRWHDAHQFCSRSGQPTKKNVAGSKRVCPSNNIIYYPQMAPVVITLVSDGTRCLLARQSSFPKGMYSALAGFCDIGESVEETIRREVAEEVGLEVESLQYYASQHWPFPSGSLMIACHATVKPGQTEIQVNLRELETAAWFSHDEVATALKRKGPYTQQQNGTFSFWLPPKLAISHQLIKEWVEKQTCSSLPA
- the NUDT13 gene encoding NAD(P)H pyrophosphatase NUDT13, mitochondrial isoform X5, which codes for MSLYCGMACRRKFFWCYRLLSTYVTKTRYLFELKEDDDACKKAQQTGAFYLFHSLAPLLQTSAHQYLAPRHSLLELERLLGKFGQDAQRIEDSVLIGCSEQQEAWFALDLGLDSSFSISASLHKPEMETELKGSFIELRKALFQLNARDASLLSTAQALLRWHDAHQFCSRSGQPTKKNVAGSKRVCPSNNIIYYPQIQVNLRELETAAWFSHDEVATALKRKGPYTQQQNGTFSFWLPPKLAISHQLIKEWVEKQTCSSLPA
- the NUDT13 gene encoding NAD(P)H pyrophosphatase NUDT13, mitochondrial isoform X6 produces the protein MSLYCGMACRRKFFWCYRLLSTYVTKTRYLFELKEDDDACKKAQQTGAFYLFHSLAPLLQTSAHQYLAPRHSLLELERLLGKFGQDAQRIEDSVLIGCSEQQEAWFALDLGLDSSFSISASLHKPEMETELKGSFIELRKALFQLNARDASLLSTAQALLRWHDAHQFCSRSGQPTKKNVAGSKRVCPSNNIIYYPQMAPVVITLVSDGTRCLLARQSSFPKGMYSALAGFCDIDPGELERIRDSCLVQS
- the NUDT13 gene encoding NAD(P)H pyrophosphatase NUDT13, mitochondrial isoform X4: MSLYCGMACRRKFFWCYRLLSTYVTKTRYLFELKEDDDACKKAQQTGAFYLFHSLAPLLQTSAHQYLAPRHSLLELERLLGKFGQDAQRIEDSVLIGCSEQQEAWFALDLGLDSSFSISASLHKPEMETELKGSFIELRKALFQLNARDASLLSTAQALLRWHDAHQFCSRSGQPTKKNVAGSKRVCPSNNIIYYPQMAPVVITLVSDGTRCLLARQSSFPKGMYSALAGFCDIGESVEETIRREVAEEVGLEVESLQYYASQHWPFPSGSLMIACHATVKPGQTEKYI
- the NUDT13 gene encoding NAD(P)H pyrophosphatase NUDT13, mitochondrial isoform X3; this encodes MSLYCGMACRRKFFWCYRLLSTYVTKTRYLFELKEDDDACKKAQQTGAFYLFHSLAPLLQTSAHQYLAPRHSLLELERLLGKFGQDAQRIEDSVLIGCSEQQEAWFALDLGLDSSFSISASLHKPEMETELKGSFIELRKALFQLNARDASLLSTAQALLRWHDAHQFCSRSGQPTKKNVAGSKRVCPSNNIIYYPQMAPVVITLVSDGTRCLLARQSSFPKGMYSALAGFCDIGESVEETIRREVAEEVGLEVESLQYYASQHWPFPSGSLMIACHATVKPGQTEASNMHTVS